Genomic window (Vigna unguiculata cultivar IT97K-499-35 chromosome 10, ASM411807v1, whole genome shotgun sequence):
TATATTCATCAAATGTAGATGAGATTTTTCTCCAAGATTCTCCTTTATATTATCGAATATTCTCCTCTCAATCTTAGCTTAGGGTGACATTCTCGCaaatcttgaaccatcaaccaACTACCCTGAGTGACGTCGGTCCTAGGGAGACATCCGTCTGGCTTCTTGCAATGACCTTGGCTCTATGGAAACGTGTTTTCTGACTTGAATTTTTGTCCGATTCCTTGACTTATTGAATACCTCGGTTTATTTGAGATTTTCTCCAACCAGGAGGGCACATGTATATTTGACAATATCATCACAATCATCATCATAATTTATAAGAACTTTACCATGGAATGATCCAAATAGTGTGAACATGTGAGTAATTGTTAAGAAGGGGACTTTAAGTCAAATTCAACCTTACAaatttgtaaggtgaggtttgcaccaagttatatattataaacttgtCTTATATCTAGTTGATGTAGGACTTCTAACACACCTCCTCACATTGAAAGGTATATACATTTCGTGCGTGGAACTCGACATTAATAGGTGATTCGATAATGACCCGATAACGGGTGaaataataaacttaacaagaattaaatttcactaaaatagaCTTTATCAATAGTTTTGatactatattaaaaaataaaatttaagtctaattcaaccctacaaaattgttttttaaaataaagtttacatccacttataaattataaattgatttttatctcTGATTGATAAGACACTTcaaacattaataaattttgttatggttGATGAACCCTATTCTCATACTTTAGACTACCTCTTTAGAAAGGCATGCGTGGTAAGTAAGTTTAACATGTAATTCCTACTTGTCCATGGGTCATAGGTACAGGTTCTACCAAAGCATCAGGTCGGTAATCTACCATAAATGCTGTACAAAAAGTCCTACATCatactaaaattttcaataaaacaataaataaaatatttttttcaaacttaatGAAAGCAATTTACACACTATTTAAACATGTCGTGAACTTTCTTTACTTGAGCATTTAACCCTGTTTAAAGATAAATCACATAATAACCTTATTTAAATTACCAAAAATCCATTAAAATGATAACACTCATCTACCGACACACTCGCCATTACACGCGGATAATACTCATTTACCGACTCCCTTGCCATTACGCGtggagaaaaaataattaaaagtactTCTTTCTTCATGGAAATACAGCATTTCATAATTTACTATACTTTCTATATTACTTTTCTTTggaattagtattttaaaatgtaaattttgcAGTTAAAAATGTTTTCTGGAATGAAAAagaatgagtgaaattttggatttttttttactccATAATTATCGGGGCTTATTCTTAGTCTCTAAGGATTTGTTCTCCTTCAAATTTCTCACTCTACTCTTGTCAATATACTCttcctaaaaataaataaaaaatgttaagtaaattaaataaaccGTAATTATCGATtaccaaatatatttattgaaagtCTCGCACTTCCAATAACTCTCAACATATTCTTTAATGAACTTAAAACTTCTTCTTTCTTagcattttcatcttcttttccaTTGTTTTAAGTAAcaatttatctttgtttttctcACACACAAGTAAATATATTTACTTCATTGTTGTTcacattttatatgttttattttaattttgtctatttttattgtattttgcattttgaacgagtttcaaaaaaaataaagaaatattcaCCAGATTTCGAAATTCAGGAATCACCATATTTGAAAATCCGGTTTAggtaatatatgttaaatttgatAAACATTTTTGGTTATCTTTGTTTTTCTCACACACATAGCGCTAGAgttagaaagaaagagagaattttttttttatctagtcAATGGTCAAAGGGTAGGATTAATAACAGGATTTAGAAATAGTTACGGGTAGAGAAGAAATACTTAGAAGTCCCTAATTTTCTTATGAAATGTCTAATGTATTTTGGAATGAATTTTGAAGTCCAATAGTAAAATTTTTTATAGGCAAGAAAAGGTAGGGCCTGCAAGCCCAAATATTTACAGGGCCATTTTgttttaactttgttttcctATAAAGGAAGTTTTGAGTTCATCTCTGCCGTAACTGGCCTATGTGTTTACATACCCCTTTGCTCCGAAAATAAATAGACTAAAATACTCTCTTTCTTGCACCAATGTACCGCTGTTCTAAAAGGTATCTTATCGGTTCGTAGTGGTTTGACTTTAAGTACTAATATTGTAAAGAAAGCTTGCTTGAGTTAATATGTCcttaatttctcatttttcttttgaaggAAATCattataagttaattaattttgaaggaaatcattgttgataagttaattaatttgatttttgatttataaataataataatataataatataaatagtttaataCTCTACATTCATATtcaataataagtaatttttatcataaaatttggTGTTGTTCccggtattttttatttttattttttaataaatttttatataataacaaataattaataaacttaaaGTGTCAGTTGAGATATAAAGTTCGTAATATCTAACATGATCttcttttatttgaagaaaacaTATTCTAAAAAATCTTGCTCCAAAATGCCTATTCCGGAATGTCTTTTGTATATTCTGCAAAATTTGTTCTAGAAATCAGGTTCTGAAAAATTGAATTCAAAAAACATGTTTTGAAAAGCTTATTCtgaaaatgtttttataaaattttattctagATCTCCTTTTAAAACTTGTTCTTGAAATCCTATTCTAAAAACTGTTCTGGAAACTATGTTGAGAAAAATTTTATTCTAGAAGATTTGTTTTGAAAAACTTTGAGAACAGATAATTCAAAAGTCACTTTTTTggaagataaaataattatcttaaaatatatgaGGGTGTGGGAAGAAAAAGGATTATTCCCCTTGGCGGAACTCACATTTCTCAGGTTTTCTGATGGGCTTAATGTGCCTTTCCATCTGAAAGGACCCAACAACACTTTGCTTTCCGTCGTTTTGATCTCTAGAAAAATGGTCTTTTATAGGTGTTGCAAAATGGAAATAGCCGGTTTAAATAACATATCTTCCaatgttattaaaatatgttaaaattataacataagatttattaaataaaaatttaaatttatagaactatttaaaaatatcaattaatcataatcttaaaataatgtattaaaacatgtttattaataatttgctagtttaatttaatctccACTGACTGTTTTAGTCTATGAGCTtctatgtaaaaaatattaatttcttgtACTAATAAGAAAGTTAACGTCTATCCAATAATAAGAAAGTTCAAGTCTCAATCTTAAAAACAAgagtttttgaaataatttcattactttttcttcaatttaaagtatcgattaataaaaaaaaagtctaatTGCTTAAAACTTCTGTATTACTATGTTTGTAAACCTAGTAAAAAAATGAACACGATTGCACCATTGTACCATTGATTAATACCTTGTAACACGGTAGATCAACCTCACCATGCAGATGAACGATAAATCTCAAGATAAACGTGACAACGAAAAAAAACAACCGAGTGTTGAGTTTTTTCACATCAAactttctttattcaatttataaagctTCACATAAAAACCATAGGAAGTGTATAAACTTCACACTGGGATAAAGAACACAAAACAAGAAGCTTTGGAGAATCTATCCTCCTTTTATTCTCTTTAGTAAGATGTAGTATAAGCATGGCTTCCCTTAGCCATTATCATCCAAATCTTTCTCCCTTTCAATTGATGCtgcaaaacaaaacacaaatcaCCATCAATACTTTCATgtatcatttatataatttgacaACAAAACTGGAATGAACCTTAAGCTATCTAGGTTCTTGATTCTAAAgagtatttttttagttattaagttattataatttttttagagagATAGTAGAATTTATCATCCTTTTACTCTTTTTCGAACCAAGTAATTTAAGAGCTcaaaatagtatatatacatacgtGTTACAGTTGGTGGAGCTGCTGATCTTCCAGGGTATGTTGACCCCACACTTCCCAGGGAGAGCCTGAGCATTACTGGGATTGAGACCACGAACGGCCCCAGCAGCAGACTTCAGGCAGCTACAAATGCCGCGGCGATCGGCGGTGGTTCTGGCACTGTTAAGGATATTCTTCACCCCGTTGCAGCATGCTGGCGGAACAATCCCACCATTTTGAAGGAACCCTATGCACTGTGCTAGGTTACCCTGAACTTGCCCACACGTCATTCCCTCCGCACTGTGTGcacccaccaccaccatcaacaTCACCACCACGCATGCAAACTTAACACTGGCCATTTTTTCAAGGGAAGTTGAAATGATTGTGATGATGATGAGTAATTAGTGAGTTTTAGGGTTTGGGGCTGTGGTGTTTATATAGGGATTTTGTATGGAGGTTTGGGTAGGTGGTGGTTGTGAGAATTGAATGTTGAATATCTCGAGGGACTTGGGATATGGTATGGGCATAACTCACTCTGCTAACTGTTCCTGCACTATTCTCCTCTGAGTGACACTTCAATATGCTAGACGGCACCGAATGAAATTTTCTACCTAGTCAAATAATGTTACATTTAATTCAGTGGAAttgaatttaaaacattatcTTTTACCAAAGAAATTTATTTCTTCTTAATTCTCATTGAAGGCATTGTCGATTCAAACACGTATAATCTAATgattcaaataaatttgaaatggattggtttaattttatataatatatttttaaaatattttgaaaagtaaaaaaataaaaagatgtttaatgattacaaaattttttcattaatttcttttgaaaacataGGATTTAATATACCAAAATGAAGGTTAAATTAGACGGtgtttaaaaaaatgcaaaaattcaacagaagttttctttttattattggaAAATGGGTATATTCGAACTTTACTGAACGTTATTCAACTACACCCTAGTTTTAATCTCTTTATATTGTGAAATTCTTTTATAAGACGAACATTTATTTTTGGGTatagaaattaagaaaaagaaatcacaaaatCTCTATTGTAGAGATTGCAATagctttttatatatttatacgtCATTCTACGAATGGGTATATGTGACATTGGTATATGTGATTTAAGAACCACTAGGTATGGGTATTTATTATCACTGGACAGCACCGAATGGACCTTTTCACATCAATCtaaaatgaatatgaatattcatttcaattaaatgaaacacttataatcttttatttttatatgcaTACAAAAGCGAAAATCATGATAAAGTCACTGTTTgctgataaaaataagaaatataaagtcACTGTTAACTTAATTAACACTGGAAGTACTGTTTACTGTCGGTAGTTTCTTTTCCTtccataaaaaatgaaatggaaTAAAGTATGTTtagtagtttttcttttttcaatatctttttagaattatttaatatgatcttttaattttttatttttttctcattgtaattcttaatttcattaaaaaattatacataatcttttcattaaattgtcgtTGATATTatgattcaaataattttaagcAATGAATGATTGATGTCATGTTAGACAACTCAATAAAAAACACATGCAATGAATGACTAATGTCATGTTAGACAACTCAATAACAATGACACATATCATTTATATTGTTACATGTCTCAAAATAGAAGGGTTGGTGTCACcttaaatgattcaattttattgaacgATTATATTATCACGTTGTCATTCACATATCTTTTGAGAGGTTTAAGCACATGAATTGACTTACTATTATTTAGTTAACACATTTCcaatcctttattttaataatttttgtatttttatttttctttgttcttaTGAGTTTTTGCTAAATTTGTCGTAATATATACTTCATTTCTAACGACCcttgaatttaaaaaagtacTTTTATGCTTTTATTCCTAGTAGTCTGATTGAAACTATGTAGTCCAAAATTGAGTGCATGTATATTGACATAAAAACAAGGTAGCTAACATAGTCCACATGCTCTAAAGTATGACACTCATGTTGTGCCCAAAGTTATCACATTCTTTTATCTTGTATTAATGTTTTCTCTTGTATCGGTTTAGACATTTGGTACACAACCAATACTTGAAGATAAATGGAACATCCAAATGTTGATTTAAAGTTTATGAACTCAGAAATTGGATCTAAATCTATCTTGTAACTAGTTGtgattttattaacaaatactACTGTGTAGGAgagatttgatattttattattatctttgtatttgtaattgaaatattattttgtttttcaaaaaatagaCGATTTGTAATcgttttgtttataaaatattaacacccATGGTCAAGGGACGAAATTGTTTTGGCTTAAGGTAATCATTTTTACAAAGagtgttaaattaaaaaaaaaatcacaaattgacATGTAGTCCTAATTttaacacttttgtgaaaaaactagcggtaagaactaaattgaattacTTTTCTGTAGGACGTATTACATGCATTAcgacaaattttatataaaactttaaGGGAGGGggatgaatttcaatttcacataTAACTAAAACCATACTTAGGAGGAACAATtgtttgaattaattaattgattattatgttATATGTAAGTGTTAAATGATAACACTTATATACTTAAtattgagatgaaaataatttacttttttaagaaaaaaatttaagtcatgtttgaaattttacgatttttctaaaattattatagGTTAGTTAAATCaagtatttattgaaatattaagtattttctaaattttaaaaagataaaatttattataaattaatatcatattatttataattaacgTATTACAAAAATTGTGATAAATTCACTTAGTAAATATATAATGcacaaataattaaatctatatttagtgaatatataaataatttttaaaattcactaaaagaatatatatttacttaatgAATACTAGCGTACACACATGTGTTGTCGCGTCtatgtgtacgcattttttatatatgcgtgatatttattttaggtaatgataatgtaatatttttaagttaatatataaaataaaattatatttattaaaaataaagtaaaatatatcagaaaaatgagagaataactttgaataaatagaaaaaaagagaagaagcaaagatagacgattttttaaaaaaacttgtgaaagtaatggtcaatttaaaaaaaaatgtaataaatagttatattttaaagggtaaaattgatattttgaaatgtgaacaTAAAAGAGACAATCTttcttatatattgttatagatatgaTCTACACTTAGtggatatataaataatttttaaaataatttaatctatacttggtgaatatataaataatttttataattcacTAAATTTACTAAGTGAATATCTAATCTACAtgacattacaaaaaaattattatctggTGGGGGTTTATTTGTGGAGGTTATAAAAACCCtccataaaataacattatttaagaTGGTTATGTTAGATTGTCTAAATGCTGAGAATAATGGGGgtttaaattgtattttgaaGAGGTCTATAACCTTTGAAAATTATTCTACACTTTTTGTTcctcttcaatttttttcagcCTTTCCCTCCAAATGTTTTACATTGCTCACACGTTTCCCCCAAATTTGCAAATCCTGGCTCCGTCATTAAGCTCCATCATTCATCTCATCATCTCCGTTTTCTCGATTTAGATTCATCCATTGTTATGTACAAGAGTTTCTAATcactaataaataattatatttagagATTAGAAATAatgtaatcaaaataaaatagtaaatccaaaaaataaataatacaaatgaGGGAGGTTAAGACCTCAACAATATAATCACCAAATTGAAGAGGGTACTAACCCCCACAAAAAAGTGGAAAAATAGAGGTTTAATATgcaataaaatagttttaaataaagGAGGTTTAAAACATCCATGAAATAATAGTCACCAAAAGATGTTAAAAACCTACACAAAAGAACTTCCGCAATATAATTCGGATATCAGAAGACATCCAAAACCCCCGCAAATGAATTTGCGGAGGGTGAAAACCCTCACAGATTAAAAAGAAACCCTctactaaataatttttttagtggtTCCACTactagaaaaatgaaaaatagtgactaattttagCGACCGAAAATCACAGTGACTATTAGTGACCGAATTGGTGACTGAATACTTTTTTCCAAATCCATCCAGAgtcaaaagaatatatatatatatatatatatatatatatacaaaaaaataaaaataaaaatttctttttgaaattaaatctaTCAATCAAGCCACTACGTGTTTTGCAATGTCAGTCCAATCTACATGACCGTTAGACATGTCTAAAAGTTAAGTCCGTTTGTTATGGAGGACTAATTCCATGTATTACTAAAGTATAGGGACAAATTTTATATGAACTTTGAGAGAGGGTCAATTTCCAATTTCACATGTAAATataggaactaaaaacatacttaacccaaaaaaataaaatctgtaaaaaaattaaactaaaactcATCTAATTGTTCTTATAATTGGGatgacttatttaaaattttaagaataatatttatttacaaggGTGGATTCCATGCATTTTCGTTGAGAAGAAGTTGTACTGATTTTTCCATGGGAATTGCTTTGATTTTCTAGTTTGAAGTTGGCACACCACTACCTTTCCCTTTCTTGGTCCATCTATTATACTTGAAAATGAAGATGAAGTGAATGACATTCaaataaaccctaaaccttaaactTATGCACCTCtccaaatagaaaaaaatgctcctttctctttcttcgAAAATCTGTTGAACTAGGTTCGTCGTTTATCTTCATTATCGCCCAAAATGTTGACGAAGttgttctcttcttcttccaaaaTGTGACCATCAACAATGCTACGATGAATATGAAATGGTAGTAAGatggagggtggaaggaggaCTACATATTTCTTTTCTCACTTCCCAAATAGTTATGGTGAGTTTGATATGTGGAAAATATTTTGACGGTGGAGAAGGGTTTCAAAAGTCTTCATATCTAGAAGATTGGATAAAAGGGGTCATAGGTATGGATTTGTGCGTTTTGCTGATGTCTAAGATACCCAAACTCTCCAACGACAACTAAATTATATCCTCACCGGGTCTACTAAGTTGCACGTGAATCTACCAAGATTTGGGAAGAATGTAATGTAAACAATTTTATGTAGTTTCCATTTTctaatcaatataataaaatactcTATTATAGAAGAGGAACATTTAAGAATTATGATTgtcataattatattattaaaagagtTTAAGAACTTACCTGGATCCATTACAAAGTTCTCTTAATTAATGTTTTCCCTTCTCTTACTTCTCTTTAATGGCTTCTTGATGTAAGATCcgcagaatttaattaattaaataaataaataattaataaatgcgggtaagtagtgtatttatgacattaaattttgatgggtatgacgtgaaaaagtactagctcaagtggttgagagtactttgactGTGTGAGAGGAACGGGGAGCTAAACTTGTAAATTGTATGTTTGGTCAATTGATGGAAACTACTTTGGTATGAGTTGGAGTGTGAATTGGTCATGGTTACTAGTGTTTGTGTGCGTGAAACAGTGCCATAGTTTGCATGTCTCGCACAAGCGAGCtaggctcgcctaggcaagataTGCAGGGACTCGTACCCATTATCTGCTCGAGGTTATCGCACAGGCGGAGGATTTTTGGTTTGGGCGAAaggccatctcgcttaggcgagtgagtctcgcctaagcgagaattcggGAGGGTTGGGTGTTATGGCTTGGCATCCCGCTCAGGCGGGGATCCCAATTTTGAGCGAAGgagtgtctcgctcaggcgagagtctctcgcctaagcgagaattcgaAGAATGTTCTGGTGTTGGCTTTACTCGCAGCCCAGGCGAGAGACGTGATTCTTGGGCGATATgtggtctcgcccaggcgagtgtaactcgcctaagcgagtgttCGAGGCTGGTTTTGTGTGTgatgctcgctcaggcgaggtaacctagcctaagcgagatgaatgGGAGTGCTTAGGCGAGAGCTGGAAGTTTAAACCAAGGATGGATGGATGATGAGTTTACAAGCAATAAATGTTGCGATGTTGGATTGATTGAAGTTGCATGGTGAAGCGtggtctataaggcttctaaGATATCTCGATGGTGGGCTTGTTGGTGTTCCATGGGTTATGGCccggaacgtatccttgagttgtggctcgggataagggttaagcacgtggcattctatgggttatGGCCCGtaatgacttcccttgagttgtggctcgggttgacgagtgttgctggtgtgagtgtgctggttgtggccagtacggatgggtccagatggattgtcCTCCTCAGTGATTCACTGACGAGTTAGGTATTCTTGGGATGTTATGGACTATGTTTGTATTTagaaactccacctggcgttattatgtgtgatccgtagcatggtccccgcacgtgctctatcggttgtggccgatagatGTGACAACAAGGCTCCTTGAGATACTtaatagaagatgtagaacactgctAGCATAGTTGTGGCTATGTGGAAGAGCTGGAACGAGTCTCTTTGATGTACACCGATATaaatggttgtggccatgtggaaggaaggTAACAAGTCTTCTGCGAGGTGCATTGCtatacatggttgtggccatgtgatagaAAAGGAGGATGTTCTTTGGAAATGAAATGATATCATATATGGTTGGGGGCCATGGGGGATAAAAGAAGAGTTTAAGttattgatgtattttattatttatacatacatatatatatatatatatatatatatatatatatatatatatatgtgtgtgtgtgtgtgtgtgtgtgtgtgtgtttggtgTACATTTATGCTTTAtcttttagctcaccctatctgtttgtgtttggcgatgatcgtgtacgtggtacacGTGAGCATATGATATTGCAGGTGGAGCTAGTGAGGCTTAGCCGCGGAGTGGGGAAAAAGCCTAggagttttatattattttgttttgaaatatctTGTAAACTCCTTTGAGACATTATTGGATTATACCACTTTTGtaattatggattttggttttatcttttgcatttataaaagtttaaatttcccgccttttgggaaatgaggtattattaaatgcagtgtaattatttacttttcttcattttattaaaattcgtaatatcctgacgggatgttacacttgaTGATATAGAATTACCAAGTACAAAGTCTTCTCCTGTCAAAGTCACTTTTCTTTACGTTCTCTTTGAAACGTAAAAACTCTGCCACTTTTTAGAAGCAATTGTCATACTTTTCTTCtagtattttaaaacattaataaaatactataatacccCTATGAAGTGAGAAGTGAGggaattaatttaataagtctaaaataatccccataactttaataacttatattctaataatcatCACATTAGAATCTTTACATTaaagttattctttaaattacatgaaccacatattaaattaatatataatttagcaTTCTCCCACTTGGTTCATGTGATGACTTGAAGATCCAATACTAAACTTTAAGTGCGCACCATTCATTGGAATTATCAAGTCAactttctttaatattaaattgGATGATGGATCATGGTTGTTGCAAGCTATTCAACAACATGGTTCCTTCCATGTATCACAAATAATCTAACTCAATTTCACtttaattatactataatatgtatctttattttcttttcaaagataCATCCTGTCATTCCACATAAACTAAACAATAATGTATACTTTTAATTGTGAATGGcaaataaatgaacaaaaacataaCTATAATTGAATTCATAAGTGTCAAACAAAGAGAGCATTAATGCAGTAATGTATATATACCAG
Coding sequences:
- the LOC114165082 gene encoding non-specific lipid-transfer protein 1: MASVKFACVVVMLMVVVGAHSAEGMTCGQVQGNLAQCIGFLQNGGIVPPACCNGVKNILNSARTTADRRGICSCLKSAAGAVRGLNPSNAQALPGKCGVNIPWKISSSTNCNTIN